A genomic region of Colletotrichum destructivum chromosome 1, complete sequence contains the following coding sequences:
- a CDS encoding Putative alpha/beta hydrolase-3, lipase, GDXG serine active, translating to MSSKWSRQPLRLIYILLIAPPTFVASLLRNVFFSIVPRTRPNPRWSFRQSFMVQLVKSVINFQSTIRLSRPLSLLPKTEGDRFVVVPPADKRRFHGPCDDEVVKPGLVGNTWTPAPVTAQAQHSEDLLVVLHLHGGAYVVGAGRDADMGFGVRTMLRNMPCTHVCSPQYRLSHDASGRFPAALQDAISSYAYLLHDLNIPASRIVLSGDSAGGNIVLALLRYIAKWGIEADLPWPRSALLWSPWVDVAGSQDSVGVQKRRNYSTDLLPSSFIKWGAEALTSHGPVSAKSPWISPMTGNFRSEGPIWVQTCTHELLFDENLQLVEWLREAGNDVEQYIVEDAPHDPILLGDLAGFEEEAVRCAKDAARFLERTIRR from the coding sequence ATGTCTTCCAAGTGGTCTCGACAGCCGCTGAGGCTCATCTACATCCTGCTGATCGCACCTCCCACATTTGTAGCCTCGTTGTTGAGGAATGTGTTCTTCAGCATTGTTCCTCGAACCAGGCCGAACCCCCGATGGTCCTTCCGTCAGTCTTTCATGGTCCAGCTCGTCAAGTCTGTGATCAATTTCCAGTCAACCATCCGCTTGTCCCGGCCACTTTCTTTGCTGCCCAAAACCGAAGGGGACAGATTCGTGGTCGTCCCTCCAGCCGACAAACGTCGATTCCACGGACCATgcgatgacgaggtcgtgAAGCCGGGTCTCGTCGGGAACACTTGGACGCCAGCTCCCGTCACGGCCCAGGCGCAGCATTCGGAAGATCTCCTCGTTGTTCTGCATCTGCACGGCGGTGCTTACGTCGTGGGAGCCGGCCGCGATGCGGACATGGGCTTCGGCGTCCGGACGATGCTGCGAAACATGCCCTGCACTCACGTATGCTCGCCTCAGTACAGGCTGTCTCACGATGCCAGCGGACGCTTCCCCGCCGCTCTACAGGACGCCATCTCGTCGTACGCGTACTTGCTGCACGATCTCAACATCCCGGCGTCTCGGATCGTTCTGAGCGGAGACTCTGCGGGTGGCAACATCGTGCTAGCGCTGCTGCGATATATCGCGAAATGGGGCATCGAGGCGGACCTCCCCTGGCCACGGTCAGCTCTGCTCTGGTCCCCAtgggtcgacgtcgccggctcCCAAGATTCGGTCGGGGTCCAGAAACGTAGAAACTACTCCACCGACCTGCTTCCCAGTTCCTTTATCAAATGGGGCGCCGAAGCACTCACCAGCCACGGGCCTGTTTCGGCAAAGTCCCCGTGGATATCGCCCATGACCGGCAACTTCAGGAGCGAGGGACCTATCTGGGTGCAGACTTGTACTCACGAGCTGCTTTTCGACGAGAACCTACAGCTCGTCGAATGGCTGCGAGAGGCTGGCAATGACGTCGAACAGTACATCGTGGAAGACGCTCCGCATGATCCCATTCTTCTGGGTGATTTGGCGGGGTtcgaggaagaagcagtCAGGTGTGCGAAGGACGCCGCAAGGTTTCTGGAGAGGACCATACGTCGATGA
- a CDS encoding Putative FMN-dependent dehydrogenase, FMN-dependent alpha-hydroxy acid dehydrogenase, active, with product MRAALISALAAGAAATRPFMNEPDTAIELSLPDLAVGALPELEKMVGIPDFEYAARNYLPARNYTYYRNGAAGEWSYRNNLEVFGRYRFRPRTMVDITNVESTLPTTILGHNFSAPIFISPAARADYGHVDAELNLMRAAGAENILYMPALFAAKTIEQIAEVKTEGQVAFQQVYLGGNDTATQIIFDRVKASGAQAIVYTIDSPADGNRHRAARFGVGSADSELTLITWDVYRKYTTMTDLPIILKGIMTVEDAEAAIENNVPAIVISNHGGRQLDGSPSALEIALEIYEKDPSIFQKIEVYADGGVRYGADVLKLLSLGVKAVGLGRPFMFANIFGQEGVEKAIQIIKREVAMDAGNLGVADLKKIDASFVKWTPNNWYS from the exons ATGCGTGCTGCTCTCATCTCCGCCCTTGCggccggcgctgccgccacccGCCCCTTCATGAACGAGCCCGACACGGCCATCGAGCTCTCCCTCCCCGATCTCGCCGTCGGTGCTCTCcccgagctcgagaagatGGTCGGCATCCCGGACTTCGAGTACGCTGCCCGCAACTACCTGCCCGCCCGCAACTACACCTACTACCGTaacggtgccgccggcgagtGGTCGTACCGCAACAACCTCGAGGTCTTTGGCCGCTACCGCTTCCGTCCCCGTACCATGGTCGACATCACCAATGTCGAGTCCACCCTTCC CACCACCATCCTGGGACACAACTTCTCTGCCCCCATCTTCATCAGCCCGGCTGCCCGCGCTGACTACGGTCacgtcgatgccgagctcAACCTCATGAGGGCCGCTGGCGCCGAGAACATCCTCTACATGCCCGCCCTCTTCGCTGCCAAGACCATCGAGCAGatcgccgaggtcaagaCCGAGGGTCAGGTCGCTTTCCAGCAGGTCTacctcggcggcaacgacacCGCCACCCAGATCATCTTCGATCGCGTCAAGGCCTCGGGCGCCCAGGCCATCGTCTACACCATCGACTCCCCCGCTGACGGCAACCGTCACCGTGCCGCCcgcttcggcgtcggctcCGCCGACTCGGAGCTGACCCTCATCACCTGGGACGTGTACCGCAAGTACACCACCATGACCGAcctccccatcatcctcaagggcatcatgaccgtcgaggacgctgaggccgccatcgagaaCAACGTCCCCGCAATCGTCATCTCCAACCACGGTggccgccagctcgacggcTCTCCCTCCGCCCTCGAGATCGCCCTCGAGATCTACGAGAAGGACCCCTCTATCTTCCAGAAGATCGAGGTctacgccgacggcggtgtCCGctacggcgccgacgtcctcAAGCTCCTTTccctcggcgtcaaggccgtcggtCTCGGCCGCCCCTTCATGTTCGCCAACATCTTCGGCCAGGAGGGtgtcgagaaggccatcCAGATCATCAAGCGCGAGGTTGCCATGGACGCCGGTAACCTCGGTGTCGCCGACCTGAAGAAGATCGACGCCAGCTTC GTCAAGTGGACCCCCAACAACTGGTACTCTTAA
- a CDS encoding Putative S-adenosyl-L-methionine-dependent methyltransferase superfamily has translation MSSNPGNNTAQLTAANTANPVEPEVTHASGSTTAPPAAASNLAETTEPEVIPVSVDPALESYDDSNETQSIFTSSTASVSDSIREYRELHGRSFTQKTEYWGPNDEQQNDALDFNHFWLTNFFDGRLFLAPIGENPQHVLDIGTGTGIWAIDFADEFPSADVIGVDISPIQPSWVPPNCRFQIDDFEKDWTFNHGFDFIHARNLEGCISDLPRLFEQCFTNTKPGGWFEILEFDIEVRSQTLGDLEEDHIFKRWHQHMLVSSAKMGKPHGNAVDRKLTKAMINAGYVDLVERKWPIPIGTWPAKPEMKRLGSCTLDFLEQSLEGFGLFLLREILGFTYEEVQVTLAELRLALRNPRNTPLYYLHVVYGRKPEKAEVDQ, from the exons ATGTCGAGCAACCCCGGAAACAACACGGCCCAGCTGACGGCGGCTAACACGGCAAACCCGGTAGAGCCGGAGGTCACGCACGCCTCCGGGAGTACTACGGccccgccggcggctgcttcAAACCTGGCGGAAACTACGGAACCAGAGGTCATCCCGGTCTCTGTG GACCCTGCACTCGAAAGCTACGATGATTCCAATGAGACGCAAAG TATCTTTACGTCCTCCACGGCGTCGGTCAGCGACAGTATTCGGGAGTACCGCGAACTTCATGGCCGAAGCTTCACCCAAAAGACGGAATACTGGGGGCCCAACGATGAGCAGCAAAACGATGCTTTAGACTTCAA TCATTTCTGGCTCACCAACTTCTTTGACGGCAGGCTGTTCTTGGCTCCGATTGGCGAGAACCCCCAA CACGTATTAGATATTGGGACCGGCACTGGTATTTGGGCCAT CGACTTTGCCGACGAGTTTCCTTCGGCGGACGTCATCGGCGTTGATATCTCCCCTATTCAGCCTTCGTGGGTGCCTCCGAACTGCCGGTTTCAGATAGACGATTTCGAGAAGGACTGGACGTTCAACCACGGGTTCGACTTCATCCATGCCCGCAACCTCGAAGGTTGTATTTCAGACCTGCCGAGATTGTTTGAGCAGTGCTTCACCAACACGAAGCCGGGCGGCTGGTTTGAGATCCTGGAGTTCGACATCGAGGTCCGCTCGCAAACACTGGGAGACCTTGAAGAAGACCACATCTTCAAGAGGTGGCATCAGCACATGTTGgtctcctcggccaagaTGGGAAAGCCACACGGCAACGCGGTTGACCGCAAGCTTACAAAAGCCATGATCAATGCCGGCTACGTTGACTTGGTTGAGCGGAAGTGGCCCATTCCTATTGGGACCTGGCCCGCCAAGCCAGAGATGAAGAGACTGGGGTCCTGCACGTTGGACTTTCTTGAGCAATCACTCGAGGGATTCGGACTCTTTCTCCTCAGGGAAATATTGGGTTTCACTTACGAGGAGGTCCAAGTCACGCTTGCCGAGCTGAGATTGGCGCTGCGCAACCCAAGGAATACTCCACTCTACTATCT GCACGTGGTGTACGGCCGCAAGCCGGAGAAGGCGGAGGTTGACCAGTAG
- a CDS encoding Putative S-adenosyl-L-methionine-dependent methyltransferase superfamily: MANNNTEGAPVADPISVDPNIEDDASDMTDAESIRTSTTASLSESIREYREIHGRTYTQKTEYWGPNDEKQNEALDFNHYWMTDFFDGELYFAPIGPDPQRVLDLGTGTGIWAIDFADKHPSAEVIGIDVSPTQPGWVPPNCKFQIDDFEKEWTWPTEYFDFVHARNLEGCFSDLPNVLQETYDHLKPGGWFEVKEFEVLCRSQTQELPDDHVFNRWFKCACEAQDKLGKAHSNAVDRKWAKSLDKVGFVELVEKKWKIPIGSWPAKPELKKLGACNLEFVEQSLEGFMLFLLKEILGFTYEEAQLMISELRAELRNPKNTPYYYLHAMYARKPLEDVKKSEDNTAEA; this comes from the exons AtggccaacaacaacactgAGGGGGCCCCGGTGGCAGACCCTATCTCTGTG GATCCTAACATTGAGGACGATGCGAGCGACATGACGGATGCAGAAAG CATCCGCACATCAACAACGGCCTCGCTGAGTGAGAGCATCCGAGAGTATCGTGAGATTCACGGCCGCACGTACACGCAAAAGACCGAGTATTGGGGACCCAATGACGAAAAGCAGAACGAAGCTTTGGACTTCAA TCACTATTGGATGACCGATTTCTTTGATGGCGAATTGTACTTTGCTCCCATCGGCCCCGACCCTCAG CGAGTCCTTGACCTAGGCACCGGTACTGGTATCTGGGCCATTGATTTCGCAGATAAGCATCCCTCTGCTGAGGTGATTGGCATCGATGTTTCTCCCACCCAGCCAGGCTGGGTCCCGCCAAACTGCAAGTTTCAGATCGACGACTTCGAAAAAGAATGGACCTGGCCGACGGAGTACTTTGATTTTGTCCATGCACGTAACCTGGAAGGATGTTTCTCGGACCTCCCCAACGTCCTGCAGGAGACTTACGACCACCTGAAGCCTGGCGGCTGGTTCGAAGTGAAGGAGTTCGAGGTTCTGTGTCGGTCCCAGACTCAAGAACTGCCGGACGACCACGTCTTCAACAGATGGTTCAAATGCGCATGTGAGGCTCAAGACAAACTGGGCAAGGCGCACAGCAACGCAGTTGACCGAAAATGGGCCAAGAGTCTCGACAAGGTTGGGTTCGTGGAACTTGTCGAAAAGAAGTGGAAGATTCCCATTGGCAGCTGGCCGGCAAAGCCAGAGCTTAAGAAACTTGGGGCATGCAACCTGGAGTTTGTGGAACAGTCTTTGGAAGGTTTCATGCTCTTTCTGCTCAAGGAAATCTTGGGTTTCACCTACGAGGAGGCACAGTTGATGATCAGCGAGCTCAGGGCCGAGTTGAGGAACCCGAAGAACACTCCTTACTACTATTT ACACGCCATGTACGCCCGCAAGCCCCTCGAGGATGTCAAGAAGAGCGAAGACAACACTGCCGAGGCATAG
- a CDS encoding Putative NADP-dependent oxidoreductase domain-containing protein, which translates to MKYVRVGKSGLKVSQVILGCMSFGDKNWQPWLLDKDEALPILKYAFDRGVNTWDVADTYSNGRSEEIVGAAIKEYNIPRSKLVIMSKCFQFVDEEKGPINPAVLTSNDGPRVNLVGLSRKHILDAVDRSVERLGTDIDVLQIHRMDRDVPPEEIMKALNDVVESGKVRYIGASSMAAWEFQMLQNVAARHGWHQFISMQGLYNLLFREEEREMNPYCNATGVGLFPWSPLAAGVLAHPWSDRTDAREKLDPFLQLLFRGAERGADKEIVGRVEELASKKGVSMAQVAQAWLISKGCVPVGGMETKERIDQAVGSLSVKLSEDEVLFLEEPYISKPPIPF; encoded by the exons ATGAAATATGTCCG AGTCGGCAAATCCGGCCTCAAGGTCTCTCAGGTGATCCTCGGCTGCATGAGCTTCGGCGACAAGAACTGGCAGCCCTGGCTCCTAGACAAGGACGAAGCCCTCCCGATCCTCAAGTACGCGTTCGACCGCGGCGTCAACACGTGGGACGTGGCAGACACCTATTCGAACGGCAGATCCGAAGAGATTGTCGGTGCGGCCATCAAGGAGTACAACATCCCGCGGTCCAAGCTCGTCATCATGTCCAAATGCTTCCAGTTCGTTGATGAAGAGAAGGGACCGATCAACCCCGCCGTTCTGACGAGCAACGACGGTCCCCGCGTCAACCTGGTCGGCCTCTCCAGGAAGCATATTCTCGACGCCGTGGACCGTAGCGTTGAGCGACTCGGCACGGACATCGATGTCCTCCAGATCCACAGGATGGATCGTGATGTCCCACCCGAGGAAATCATGAAGGCTCTCAACGATGTTGTTGAGAGTGGCAAAGTTCGTTACATTGGAGCCAGCTCG ATGGCCGCCTGGGAGTTCCAGATGCTGCAAAACGTCGCGGCTCGCCACGGATGGCACCAATTCATCTCTATGCAGGGCCTCTATAACCTTCTTTtccgcgaggaggagagggagatgaaCCCCTACTGCAATGCCACGGGCGTGGGCCTCTTCCCCTGGTCCCctctggccgccggcgttcTCGCGCACCCGTGGTCCGATCGAACGGATGCACGGGAGAAGTTGGACCCGTTCCTTCAGCTCCTGTTCCGCGGTGCGGAACGTGGTGCAGACAAAGAAATCGTTGGGCGCGTTGAGGAGCTGGCGAGCAAGAAGGGGGTTTCCATGGCGCAAGTAGCGCAAGCTTGGCTCATTTCCAAGGGCTGCGTACCTGTTGGCGGGATGGAGACGAAGGAGAGAATTGACCAGGCTGTCGGGTCCTTGAGTGTTAAATtgagcgaggacgaggtcttGTTTCTCGAAGAGCCGTACATCTCGAAGCCACCAATTCCTTTCTAA
- a CDS encoding Putative AAA+ ATPase domain, ATPase, AAA-type, core: MILVDTMYGLHEATAEATKYDMDPEIYDSQGRFNYTEHLNFYQDAMYFMRRIRQSHKRLVSFEQDRQEKIDADLKARRVRPRESATTKEISTKAFLKGEPAKVMQVDWDAFTCAKGETETSIMTPMEIITGEPESQTILLLNDTRKQSKKPNLTPLRQDERVLPTRELLLQQPLPERIKIHSEALVDVFLRVTKSGAWPVARDGSFVFLRPYHYLVHYQSQLRDRLATLEKLYENYNGTESKQVVKNGAEKSSPNEEWEKETKHNSTGDKRDIGDDGVDDEANRTDQDVEDPDSSAWGTSITALLHLRCLIQFIDTEIEPKRNYINSSQCTRIHFHDLWYLFKPGDKVISQEERQVYVVLAVQTPYHKVEGLWQRWNRPRVVAKNSESDSDGGNDEKDGDDNPFILSCAYIDFDGKAFGPVAKKFNISPFGELKSIKSLPVYPLRYARDPQAQQNIALRGQMLLDVAKFKAMYYVGATLDNRDEIDSQVVIDFNEALADEDRRKAWEPKIAPPSTTMRYPGEVPNLRCSGLCCVEQSVHLGYFVDLEMTENYVKTLIPANSLQSPSLLLSPRSLEDTLDSRRELTETEYLVMTYRVFGFVLRSRKWAQLDLTLLRYENSNNRNLTVNAFEKLELPEGHREMVKSLVIQHFRHRQSAFERDEQTDLIQGKGKGLILLLHGAPGVGKTTTAEGIAELFRKPLFQITCGDLGTTAKEVETELEKNFALASRWGCILLLDEADVFLSARERMDFTRNGLVAVFLRVLEYYAGILFLTTNRIGDFDEAFASRIHMSLYYPELDEQKTLKVFRLNLELIEQRFQKQGRTILFDPSSIEDFAQQHFREHKYNRWNGRQIRNACQTALALAEFDAQGGVLEVDGEVDRDAVVKLQLKYFRTVQRAYLDFGKYLGDIQGTQGDRRAIDYKLRARSDTPYQTRPSLFSQREESRSFRGHHGAQQHLYAHRNSSEMSQSNLGSQQDPWHQRYRDRPTTPNTNSEQQQGPGPYTPQMANPQAYKDPVGNTGGYEIPASFGQPGSSSQHGQMEAQYQQGRQQGQSYESPQPGFQPGYGRETPQRSGVGFNTSQYAHRTAQHHQSPYTYENSSGQEGAIQDHAGSTQDPGANVPHPVFRHS; this comes from the exons ATGATCCTGGTGGACACCATGTATGGCCTCCATGAAGCAACAGCAGAAGCGACCAAATACGACATGGACCCTGAAATTTATGATTCGCAGGGGAGATTTAATTACACAGAGCACTTGAACTTCTACCAAGACGCAATGTACTTTATGAGAAGAATCCGCCAGTCGCACAAGAGACTCGTCAGCTTTGAACAAGATCGTCAGGAGAAGATTGACGCGGATCTCAAAGCGAGACGAGTTCGGCCGCGGGAGTCTGCAACTACCAAGGAAATCAGCACGAAGGCGTTTCTGAAAGGGGAGCCGGCCAAGGTGATGCAGGTCGACTGGGATGCCTTCACTTGTGCCAAAGGAGAGACCGAGACGTCTATAATGACGCCTATGGAAATCATTACTGGCGAACCCGAATCTCAAACAATCCTCCTGCTCAACGATACCCGGAAACAAAGCAAGAAACCAAACTTAACGCCGCTGCGACAGGATGAACGGGTTTTACCAACGCGGGAACTCTTACTACAGCAGCCCTTGCCCGAGAGAATTAAAATTCACTCAGAGGCTTTGGTAGACGTCTTCTTACGGGTCACCAAGAGCGGCGCGTGGCCAGTGGCAAGAGACGGCTCGTTCGTTTTCTTACGACCATATCATTACTTGGTTCACTACCAAAGCCAACTGCGAGACCGTCTCGCCACCCTCGAGAAGTTATATGAGAACTATAACGGAACAGAGAGCAAACAGGTTGTGAAAAATGGCGCCGAGAAATCGTCGCCAAACGAAGAATGGGAAAAGGAGACGAAGCATAACTCAACGGGCGACAAACGAGACAttggcgatgacggcgttgacgacgaggcgaaTCGAACCGACCAAGACGTAGAAGATCCCGATTCATCAGCATGGGGAACCTCAATCACCGCCCTTCTACACTTACGATGTCTTATCCAGTTCATAGACACGGAAATTGAGCCCAAGCGGAATTACATTAACAGCAGCCAATGCACCCGCATTCACTTCCACGACTTGTGGTACCTCTTCAAGCCCGGAGACAAAGTTATAAGCCAAGAGGAGAGGCAGGTATACGTGGTTCTAGCCGTCCAGACTCCATATCACAAAGTCGAGGGGCTATGGCAGCGTTGGAATCGGCCGCGGGTCGTAGCAAAGAATTCAGAATCTGATTCGGACGGCGGGAATGATGAGAAGGACGGAGATGACAACCCGTTTATACTCTCTTGTGCCTACATCGACTTCGATGGCAAAGCTTTTGGTCCTGTCGCAAAGAAGTTCAATATCTCCCCGTTCGGAGAGCTCAAGTCGATCAAATCTCTCCCAGTCTACCCGCTTCGATACGCTCGAGACCCGCAAGCCCAACAAAACATTGCCTTGAGAGGCCAGATGCTGTTGGACGTGGCCAAGttcaaggccatgtactACGTAGGAGCCACGCTGGATAACAGGGATGAGATTGACAGCCAAGTCGTCATCGACTTCAACGAAGCactggccgacgaggaccgAAGAAAGGCTTGGGAGCCCAAGATAGCGCCCCCAAGTACCACGATGAGATACCCAGGAGAAGTGCCTAATCTACGGTGTTCGGGACTCTGCTGTGTTGAGCAGTCAGTGCATCTAGGGTATTTTGTCGACCTTGAGATGACCGAGAACTATGTTAAGACGTTGATACCCGCGAACTCTCTACAATCGCCCTCCCTTCTCCTGTCCCCAAGGTCCCTCGAGGACACTCTAGATTCCAGGCGCGAGTTGACAGAAACCGAATATCTTGTCATGACATACCGTGTGTTCGGATTCGTTCTGAGAAGTCGCAAATGGG CTCAACTAGACCTTACGCTCTTGCGATACGAGAACTCCAACAACAGAAACTTGACGGTCAACGCcttcgagaagctcgagctACCCGAGGGGCACAGGGAGATGGTCAAGTCTCTGGTGATCCAGCATTTTCGCCACCGGCAATCTGCTTTCGAGAGAGACGAACAAACGGACTTGATTCAGGGAAAAG GCAAAGGACTGATCCTGCTTCTCCATGGAGCCCCTGGTGTTGGTAAAACCACCACAGCCG AGGGAATCGCGGAGCTTTTCAGAAAGCCGCTATTCCAGATCACCTGCG GAGACCTCGGTACCACTGCGAAAGAGGTTGAGACTGAACTTGAGAAGAACTTTGCGTTGGCGAGTAGATGGGGATGCATTCTGCTTCTGGACGAAGCAGACGTGTTTCTCTCCGCGCGTGAGCGTATGGATTTCACTCGTAACGGCTTGGTAGCTG TCTTCCTTCGCGTTTTGGAGTACTATGCCGGCATCCTATTCCTGACGACGAACCGCATCGGCGACTTTGACGAGGCCTTCGCCTCGAGAATCCACATGAGCCTGTACTACCCGGAGCTCGACGAGCAAAAGACGCTCAAGGTCTTCCGGCTGAATCTGGAGCTCATCGAGCAGCGCTTCCAGAAGCAGGGCCGCACCATCCTCTTCGACCCGTCGTCCATCGAGGACTTTGCGCAGCAGCACTTCCGCGAGCACAAGTACAACCGGTGGAACGGCCGGCAGATCCGCAACGCGTGCCAGACGGCCCTCGCGCTCGCCGAATTCGACGCACAGGGCGGCgtgctcgaggtcgacggtgAGGTCGACCGGGACGCGGTCGTCAAGCTGCAACTCAAGTACTTCAGGACGGTTCAGAGGGCCTACCTCGACTTCGGCAAGTACCTCGGGGACATCCAGGGCACCCAGGGCGACCGCAGGGCGATCGACTACAAGCTGCGAGCGAGGTCCGACACGCCCTACCAGACGAGGCCGAGTCTGTTCTCGCAGCGGGAGGAGTCGAGGTCTTTCAGGGGGCATCATGGGGCTCAGCAGCATCTCTACGCGCACAGGAACTCGTCGGAAATGTCGCAATCCAATCTTGGCTCGCAACAGGATCCGTGGCACCAAAGGTATCGTGACCGTCCAACAACCCCGAATACGAACAGTGAACAGCAACAAGGCCCGGGGCCATATACTCCCCAAATGGCCAACCCGCAGGCGTACAAAGATCCCGTTGGAAACACTGGGGGCTATGAAATCCCAGCTTCTTTTGGGCAGCCTGGGAGCAGCAGCCAACATGGCCAGATGGAGGCTCAGTACCAGCAAGGGAGGCAACAGGGCCAGTCATACGAGTCACCTCAACCGGGCTTTCAGCCGGGTTATGGTAGAGAGACCCCTCAACGGTCTGGTGTAGGCTTCAACACCTCCCAATATGCTCATCGTACAGCTCAGCACCATCAATCGCCGTACACGTATGAGAACAGCTCAGGCCAAGAAGGTGCCATACAAGATCATGCTGGATCAACACAGGATCCAGGCGCCAACGTGCCCCATCCCGTCTTTCGGCATAGTTAA
- a CDS encoding Putative ribonuclease Z/Hydroxyacylglutathione hydrolase, which yields MATLDNASPTSTATPSHTIKIKIGDRAAWIKALNAQRPVLIHLNADTSWLIQLPYPPLTSAPPGRKRFNVLLDPWLQGSQTDVASWFSTQWHVVEPSVKTMDQLNALLAGLEVGSGEPRVTDKSYIDAVVISHEFTDHCHQATLEELPASTPVYATDKAAKLIRSWKHFDSVATIPDFLSSRKDWKDDSSSSRLPHWVGIERVTSPGNAMNFHSAVMIAFDLGKTEAILYSPHGIRAADLACVRDSGFSTLALLHGLHDVRIWMTKQLNLGAANGVRAVGETGAKYWVATHDEAKRGAGLIAPLLLRKDTLKEAVEAETKRAAGKVPEYHFVELGSGDGLLLE from the coding sequence ATGGCTACCCTTGACAACGCTTCCccgacatcgacggcaaCACCCTCCCACACAATCAAAATCAAAATCGGCGACCGGGCCGCTTGGATCAAGGCACTCAACGCGCAACGGCCGGTTCTCATCCACCTCAACGCCGACACGTCGTGGCTCATCCAACTGCCGTATCCGCCGTTGACCTCTGCGCCCCCGGGCCGGAAGCGCTTCaacgtcctcctcgacccgTGGCTGCAGGGCTCGCAGACCGACGTCGCCTCATGGTTCTCGACGCAATGGCATGTCGTCGAGCCCAGCGTGAAGACGATGGACCAGCTCAACGCACTGCTCGCCGGTCTCGAGGTTGGTTCGGGCGAACCGAGAGTCACGGACAAGTCGTATAttgacgccgtcgtcatATCACACGAGTTCACCGACCACTGCCACCAAGCGACCCTGGAAGAGCTCCCCGCGTCGACGCCAGTGTACGCCACGGACAAGGCCGCGAAACTAATCCGCTCGTGGAAGCACTTCGACTCAGTGGCGACAATCCCCGATTTTCTGTCGTCGAGAAAGGACTGGAAAGACGATTCAAGTTCTTCGCGGCTGCCCCATTGGGTCGGCATCGAGCGCGTCACCTCACCCGGGAACGCCATGAACTTCCActccgccgtcatgatcgccttcgacctcggcaagACGGAGGCGATACTGTACTCGCCCCACGGCATCCGGGCCGCTGACCTGGCCTGCGTCCGCGACTCCGGCTTCTCGACCCTGGCGCTCCTGCACGGCCTCCACGACGTGCGCATCTGGATGACGAAGCAGCTGAACCTCGGGGCCGCCAACGGGGTCCGGGCTGTCGGCGAGACTGGGGCCAAGTACTGGGTCGCGACGCATGACGAGGCGAAAAGGGGCGCCGGTCTTATCGCCCCCTTGCTCCTGCGCAAAGACACGCTGAAAGAGGCCGTGGAGGCCGAGACGAAacgggcggcgggcaaggTCCCGGAGTATCACTTTGTCGAGCTGGGATccggcgacggcctgctTTTGGAATAG